A single region of the Rhizobium grahamii genome encodes:
- the ccoP gene encoding cytochrome-c oxidase, cbb3-type subunit III: MAEKHIDDVSGVETTGHEWDGIRELNNPMPRWWVWTFYVTILWAVGYAIAYPAIPMLTSATKGYLGYSTRAELQQDLDQAKAGQAKFHEMIATKTVEEIDADATLREFAIAGGASAFKNNCAPCHGSGASGGPGFPNLNDDDWLWGGDLQSIQTTIAHGIRFDADTDTHVSEMPAFGETLDATQTNQVAAYVWGLTNTPSDSALAEAGKQIFLDNCAACHGEDAKGKVEMGAPNLADAIWLKAKGEEAIARQVASPKHGVMPAWAGRLGDTTVKELTVFVHSLGGGK, translated from the coding sequence ATGGCCGAGAAGCACATTGACGACGTTAGCGGCGTCGAAACCACGGGACACGAGTGGGACGGCATCCGAGAACTGAACAACCCAATGCCTCGTTGGTGGGTCTGGACCTTTTATGTCACCATCCTTTGGGCCGTAGGGTATGCCATCGCCTATCCGGCCATTCCAATGCTAACTTCTGCCACCAAAGGTTACCTGGGGTATTCGACGCGAGCTGAACTTCAGCAGGATCTCGATCAGGCAAAGGCAGGTCAGGCAAAGTTCCACGAGATGATCGCCACTAAGACTGTCGAGGAAATCGATGCCGATGCTACGCTTCGGGAATTCGCGATCGCGGGCGGCGCATCGGCCTTCAAGAACAATTGTGCTCCCTGCCACGGATCGGGCGCCAGTGGTGGGCCCGGCTTTCCGAATCTGAACGACGACGACTGGCTCTGGGGCGGCGACCTGCAGTCGATCCAGACGACAATCGCTCACGGCATCCGTTTCGATGCCGACACCGATACCCATGTATCTGAAATGCCTGCTTTCGGCGAAACGCTTGATGCAACCCAGACCAACCAGGTTGCAGCCTATGTCTGGGGCCTGACCAACACGCCCTCCGATTCTGCTTTGGCCGAGGCCGGCAAACAGATCTTCCTTGACAACTGCGCCGCATGCCATGGCGAGGACGCGAAGGGGAAGGTCGAGATGGGGGCTCCGAACCTGGCGGACGCGATCTGGCTCAAGGCGAAGGGGGAAGAAGCGATCGCAAGACAGGTGGCCTCGCCAAAGCACGGCGTCATGCCCGCTTGGGCTGGACGCCTGGGCGACACGACGGTCAAGGAACTGACCGTCTTCGTCCATTCGCTTGGAGGTGGGAAATGA